From Klebsiella electrica, the proteins below share one genomic window:
- the tsaC gene encoding L-threonylcarbamoyladenylate synthase type 1 TsaC yields the protein MNKNLQSETVAHAVTVLLNEHVIAYPTEAVFGVGCDPDSETAVMHLLALKQRPVEKGLILIAASYEQLTPYIDDSQLNDKQRAAIFSCWPGPVTFVFPARATTPRWLTGRFDSLAVRVSDHPLVVELCEAYGKPLVSTSANLSGQPPCRTTAEVLAQFGASFPVVDGATGGRQNPSEIRDALTGELFRQG from the coding sequence GTGAATAAGAACCTGCAATCAGAAACCGTCGCCCATGCCGTGACGGTACTGCTTAACGAACATGTCATCGCCTATCCGACAGAAGCCGTTTTTGGCGTAGGCTGCGATCCTGACAGCGAAACGGCAGTCATGCACCTGCTGGCGCTTAAACAACGCCCCGTCGAGAAGGGGCTCATTCTGATCGCGGCCAGCTACGAACAACTGACACCTTATATTGATGATTCGCAGCTTAATGATAAACAGCGAGCGGCGATCTTCTCCTGCTGGCCGGGACCGGTCACGTTTGTCTTTCCGGCCCGCGCCACAACGCCACGCTGGTTGACCGGGCGCTTTGATTCCCTGGCGGTACGCGTCAGCGATCATCCGCTGGTGGTCGAATTGTGCGAGGCTTATGGCAAACCGCTGGTTTCAACCAGCGCGAATTTATCCGGTCAGCCGCCTTGCCGCACCACGGCTGAAGTTCTGGCTCAGTTTGGCGCCAGTTTCCCGGTCGTCGATGGTGCAACGGGTGGGCGTCAGAATCCGTCTGAAATTCGCGATGCCCTGACGGGCGAACTCTTTCGCCAGGGGTAA
- a CDS encoding DNA topoisomerase family protein has product MTKSALFSVRKNEPCPQCGAELVIRSGKHGPFLGCSHYPDCDYVRPLKNQADGHIVKVLEGQECPSCGAVMVLRQGRFGMFIGCSRYPECEHTETIDKPDETAISCPQCGQGQLVQRRSRFGKTFHSCDRYPDCQFVINFKPVAGECPECHYPLLIEKKTAQGVKRFCASKQCGKPIPAEQISE; this is encoded by the coding sequence ATGACCAAATCAGCACTGTTTTCGGTGCGTAAAAATGAGCCCTGCCCACAGTGCGGGGCTGAACTGGTAATTCGCTCCGGGAAACACGGGCCGTTTCTCGGTTGCTCACACTATCCGGACTGTGACTATGTCCGTCCGCTGAAAAATCAGGCGGACGGACATATCGTAAAGGTACTGGAGGGGCAGGAATGTCCGTCTTGCGGTGCCGTTATGGTGTTACGTCAGGGACGCTTCGGTATGTTTATTGGCTGCAGCCGTTACCCGGAATGTGAACATACTGAAACTATTGATAAACCTGATGAAACAGCGATTTCCTGCCCGCAGTGTGGGCAAGGGCAGCTGGTTCAGCGTCGTTCTCGTTTCGGCAAAACCTTTCATTCCTGCGATCGTTATCCCGATTGCCAGTTCGTTATCAACTTCAAACCGGTAGCGGGTGAATGCCCTGAATGCCACTATCCGCTATTAATCGAAAAGAAAACGGCGCAGGGCGTAAAACGCTTTTGTGCCAGTAAACAATGTGGAAAGCCGATCCCGGCGGAACAAATCAGTGAATAA
- the mscL gene encoding large-conductance mechanosensitive channel protein MscL, translated as MSFLKEFREFAMRGNVVDLAVGVIIGAAFGKIVSSLVADIIMPPLGLLIGGIDFKQFAVTLRDAQGDVPAVVMHYGVFIQNVFDFIIVAFAIFMAIKLMNKLNRKKEEAPAAPPAPTKEEVLLSEIRDLLKEQNKRS; from the coding sequence ATGAGTTTTTTAAAAGAGTTTCGCGAATTCGCGATGCGTGGGAACGTTGTCGATTTGGCAGTGGGTGTGATCATCGGTGCGGCATTCGGTAAAATTGTATCGTCATTAGTGGCCGATATTATTATGCCTCCACTGGGTTTGCTCATTGGCGGGATCGACTTTAAACAGTTCGCTGTGACGCTACGCGATGCGCAGGGAGATGTCCCGGCCGTTGTCATGCATTATGGCGTGTTTATTCAAAACGTATTTGATTTCATCATTGTCGCATTTGCCATCTTTATGGCGATCAAACTGATGAATAAACTGAATCGTAAGAAAGAAGAAGCGCCAGCTGCGCCACCGGCACCTACGAAAGAAGAAGTTTTGTTAAGTGAGATTCGCGATCTGCTGAAAGAACAAAATAAACGTTCGTAA
- the zntR gene encoding Zn(2+)-responsive transcriptional regulator: protein MYRIGELAKLADVTPDTIRYYEKQQMMAHDVRTEGGFRLYTENDLQRLRFIRYARQLGFTLEAIRELLSIRVDPEHHTCQESKGIVQARLSEVEARIKELQTMRRSLQRLNDACCGTAHSSVYCSILESLEQGASSTTAER from the coding sequence ATGTACCGTATTGGTGAACTCGCAAAGCTGGCTGATGTCACGCCCGATACCATTCGCTATTATGAAAAACAGCAGATGATGGCTCACGATGTACGCACAGAAGGTGGATTTCGCCTCTATACCGAGAACGATCTTCAGCGCCTGCGTTTCATCCGCTATGCCCGTCAGCTTGGGTTTACGCTGGAGGCGATCCGCGAATTACTGTCGATCCGCGTCGATCCGGAGCATCATACCTGTCAGGAATCGAAAGGTATTGTTCAGGCGCGTCTGAGCGAAGTGGAAGCACGAATTAAAGAGTTACAAACAATGCGCCGTTCATTGCAACGACTCAATGATGCCTGCTGCGGTACGGCTCATAGCAGCGTGTATTGTTCTATTCTCGAGTCCCTTGAACAAGGAGCCAGTAGTACCACAGCGGAACGTTGA
- a CDS encoding alternative ribosome-rescue factor A: protein MSRYQHTKGQIKDNAIEALLHDPLFRQRVEKNRKGKGSYQRKEKHAGRNDREASGKRVNHFFTTGLLLSVA from the coding sequence ATGAGCCGCTATCAACACACGAAAGGGCAAATAAAAGACAATGCCATTGAGGCGTTGCTACATGACCCGTTATTCAGACAGCGAGTAGAGAAAAACCGGAAGGGGAAAGGCAGCTACCAACGTAAGGAAAAACATGCGGGGCGGAATGACCGGGAGGCCAGTGGCAAAAGAGTGAATCACTTTTTTACCACTGGCCTTCTGCTTTCTGTTGCCTGA
- the fmt gene encoding methionyl-tRNA formyltransferase, with product MSQSLRIIFAGTPDFAARHLDALLSSGHQIVGVFTQPDRPAGRGKKLMPSPVKVLAEANNLPVFQPVSLRPQENQQRVASLNADVMVVVAYGLILPKAVLDMPRLGCINVHGSLLPRWRGAAPIQRSLWAGDAETGVTIMQMDVGLDTGDMLYKLSCPIAAQDTSASLYDKLAELGPQGLLETLTQLANGSTQPEVQDEALVTYAEKLSKEEARIDWSLSAAQLERCIRAFNPWPMSWLEIDEQPVKVWQASVIAETRRAEPGTIVAAGKQGIQVVTGDGILNLELLQPAGKKAMSAQDLLNSRREWFIPGNRLS from the coding sequence GTGTCACAATCACTACGTATTATCTTTGCGGGAACTCCCGATTTTGCAGCGCGTCATCTCGATGCGCTGCTGTCGTCTGGGCACCAGATTGTTGGCGTATTTACCCAGCCCGATCGCCCCGCAGGCCGCGGTAAAAAGCTCATGCCGAGCCCGGTAAAAGTGCTGGCTGAAGCTAATAATTTACCGGTATTTCAGCCTGTCTCCCTGCGCCCGCAGGAAAATCAGCAGCGGGTTGCCTCGCTGAATGCCGATGTCATGGTCGTTGTTGCCTACGGATTGATTCTGCCCAAAGCGGTTCTGGATATGCCACGGCTGGGCTGTATCAACGTACACGGCTCTTTGCTGCCGCGCTGGCGCGGAGCGGCGCCTATTCAGCGCTCGCTCTGGGCGGGTGATGCTGAAACCGGTGTGACCATCATGCAGATGGATGTCGGTCTGGATACAGGTGACATGCTGTATAAACTCTCCTGTCCAATCGCTGCGCAAGATACCAGCGCCAGTCTGTATGACAAGCTGGCAGAACTTGGCCCACAAGGGTTGCTGGAAACGTTAACTCAGCTCGCAAACGGTTCGACTCAGCCGGAAGTCCAGGATGAGGCGCTGGTGACCTATGCCGAGAAGCTCAGTAAAGAAGAAGCCCGCATTGACTGGTCTCTTTCCGCTGCGCAACTCGAACGTTGCATTCGCGCATTCAACCCATGGCCTATGAGCTGGCTGGAAATTGATGAGCAACCGGTGAAAGTGTGGCAGGCATCCGTCATTGCTGAAACCCGCCGCGCTGAACCTGGTACGATCGTGGCCGCTGGCAAGCAAGGCATTCAGGTCGTAACCGGCGATGGCATCCTGAACCTCGAGTTGTTGCAGCCGGCAGGTAAAAAAGCGATGAGCGCCCAGGACTTGCTAAATTCTCGCCGGGAATGGTTTATCCCCGGTAACCGTCTCTCCTGA
- the rplQ gene encoding 50S ribosomal protein L17, producing MRHRKSGRQLNRNSSHRQAMFRNMAGSLVRHEIIKTTLPKAKELRRVVEPLITLAKTDSVANRRLAFARTRDNEIVAKLFNELGPRFASRAGGYTRILKCGFRAGDNAPMAYIELVDRAELKAEAAAE from the coding sequence ATGCGCCATCGTAAGAGTGGTCGTCAACTGAACCGCAACAGCAGCCATCGCCAGGCTATGTTCCGTAACATGGCTGGTTCGCTGGTTCGTCATGAAATCATCAAGACGACCCTGCCGAAAGCGAAAGAACTGCGTCGCGTAGTTGAGCCGCTGATTACTCTTGCCAAGACTGATAGCGTTGCTAATCGTCGTCTGGCATTCGCCCGTACTCGTGATAACGAGATCGTGGCAAAACTGTTTAACGAGCTGGGCCCGCGTTTCGCGAGCCGCGCCGGTGGTTACACTCGCATTCTGAAGTGTGGCTTCCGTGCAGGCGACAACGCGCCGATGGCATACATCGAGCTGGTTGATCGTGCTGAGCTGAAAGCAGAAGCTGCTGCAGAGTAA
- the dprA gene encoding DNA-protecting protein DprA has product MTPTEIWLRLMKVSNLYGDNMVMAARILRAASVPDREALYACSLSAAQAKQFLSVGQQELASTLLWLEQPGHHLLLADNPFYPPRLRAIADYPGALFVCGDLTVLSSLQLAIVGSRSHSWYGARWGKLFSESLARLGITITSGLAIGIDGVAHRGALEACGKTIGVLGNGLGAIYPRRHHALAGNIVESGGALLSEFPLSASPWPGNFPRRNRIISGLSIGVLVIEAALKSGSLVTVRCALEQGREVFALPGPVGNPGSEGPLWLIKQGAIPVTSAADIIDYCQQELRWLQDVPDNINNCMDPPPLALPFPELLANVGDEVTPVDVVAERAGQSVPVTVAQLLELELAGWIAAVPGGYVRLRRASHVRRTHVFV; this is encoded by the coding sequence ATGACACCTACGGAGATCTGGCTGCGTCTGATGAAGGTGAGCAACCTTTATGGTGACAACATGGTGATGGCTGCCAGAATACTGCGCGCGGCCTCGGTGCCAGATCGCGAAGCATTGTACGCCTGTAGTCTGAGCGCAGCGCAAGCGAAGCAATTTCTATCCGTTGGCCAACAAGAGCTTGCGTCTACGCTATTGTGGCTGGAGCAACCCGGGCACCACCTGTTACTCGCTGATAATCCATTCTACCCACCCCGACTGCGCGCCATTGCTGACTATCCCGGCGCGCTTTTCGTTTGTGGAGATTTGACCGTGTTGAGCAGTTTGCAACTGGCCATTGTCGGCAGCCGTTCCCACTCCTGGTACGGTGCTCGCTGGGGGAAACTGTTCAGTGAAAGCCTGGCGCGTCTCGGTATCACCATTACCAGCGGTCTGGCGATCGGCATTGACGGTGTCGCTCACCGCGGCGCACTTGAGGCGTGCGGGAAGACAATCGGCGTACTTGGCAATGGATTAGGCGCAATCTACCCACGCCGTCATCATGCATTAGCCGGGAATATAGTGGAGAGCGGGGGAGCATTGCTGTCTGAGTTCCCTCTTTCAGCCTCCCCGTGGCCGGGAAACTTCCCTCGTCGGAATCGAATTATCAGCGGACTGAGTATTGGCGTGCTGGTGATTGAGGCCGCTTTGAAAAGCGGCTCGCTGGTGACCGTTCGCTGTGCGCTGGAGCAAGGAAGAGAGGTTTTTGCCCTACCTGGGCCGGTAGGTAATCCGGGTTCCGAAGGTCCACTCTGGCTGATTAAACAAGGTGCCATCCCCGTGACATCAGCGGCAGATATCATCGACTATTGCCAGCAGGAACTGCGATGGCTCCAGGATGTGCCTGACAATATAAATAATTGCATGGATCCGCCTCCCCTGGCATTGCCATTTCCAGAGCTCCTGGCTAACGTAGGAGATGAGGTAACACCTGTTGACGTTGTCGCTGAACGTGCCGGCCAATCTGTGCCAGTGACCGTAGCTCAGCTACTTGAACTGGAGTTAGCAGGCTGGATCGCAGCTGTACCCGGCGGCTATGTCCGATTAAGGAGGGCAAGCCATGTTCGACGTACTCATGTATTTGTTTGA
- the def gene encoding peptide deformylase, with protein MAVLQVLHIPDERLRKVAEPVKEVNAEIQRIVDDMFETMYAEEGIGLAATQVDVHQRIIVIDVSENREEQLVLINPELLEKDGETGIEEGCLSIPEQRALVPRAETVKIRALDREGKQFELNADGLLAICIQHEMDHLVGKLFIDYLSPLKQQRIRQKVEKLDRLRTRA; from the coding sequence ATGGCAGTTTTGCAAGTGTTACATATCCCGGACGAGCGCCTTCGCAAAGTCGCTGAACCGGTAAAAGAAGTCAATGCAGAAATTCAACGCATCGTCGATGATATGTTCGAGACGATGTACGCGGAAGAAGGTATTGGTCTGGCCGCCACCCAGGTAGATGTTCATCAGCGCATTATCGTTATCGATGTTTCAGAAAACCGTGAAGAGCAGCTGGTGTTAATCAACCCTGAGCTGTTGGAAAAAGACGGTGAAACGGGCATCGAAGAAGGTTGCTTGTCTATCCCGGAACAGCGCGCACTGGTGCCACGTGCCGAAACCGTGAAGATTCGTGCATTGGATCGCGAAGGCAAGCAGTTTGAACTGAATGCTGACGGCCTGCTGGCTATCTGTATCCAGCATGAAATGGATCACCTGGTAGGCAAACTGTTTATCGATTATCTGTCGCCGCTTAAACAACAGCGTATTCGCCAGAAAGTTGAAAAACTGGACCGTTTGCGTACGCGTGCCTGA
- the aroE gene encoding shikimate dehydrogenase, producing the protein MQTYAVFGNPIAHSKSPSIHQRFAQQLQIVHPYGRVLAPLDDFRSTLDTFFAEGGKGANVTVPFKEEAFARADELTERAALAGAVNTLKRLDDGRLLGDNTDGIGLLSDLERLGFIKPGYRVLLIGAGGASRGVLLPLLSLDCAVTIVNRTYSRAQELATLFAHTGSVCALEMGSLAEHEFDLIINATSSGISGDVPAVPASLINTHVYCYDMFYQKGSTPFLHWCQEHGAKMCADGLGMLVAQAAHAVLLWHGVLPEITPVIQALHKELNT; encoded by the coding sequence ATGCAAACCTACGCTGTCTTCGGCAATCCGATCGCCCACAGTAAGTCCCCCTCTATTCACCAGCGCTTTGCGCAGCAGTTGCAGATTGTGCATCCGTATGGGCGAGTTCTGGCGCCGCTGGACGATTTTCGCTCTACTCTGGATACCTTCTTCGCCGAAGGGGGAAAGGGCGCTAACGTTACCGTTCCGTTCAAGGAGGAAGCGTTTGCCCGAGCGGATGAACTGACCGAACGTGCGGCTCTGGCGGGGGCGGTGAATACCCTAAAAAGGCTGGACGATGGACGTTTGCTAGGGGACAACACCGACGGGATTGGACTGCTGAGCGATCTGGAGCGGTTGGGGTTCATTAAACCGGGCTATCGGGTATTGCTCATCGGGGCTGGCGGGGCATCGCGGGGTGTCTTGCTACCCCTGCTGTCACTGGATTGCGCTGTCACTATCGTCAACCGGACTTATTCCCGCGCGCAGGAGCTGGCGACGCTGTTTGCGCATACCGGTAGTGTATGCGCGCTTGAGATGGGATCGCTGGCTGAGCATGAGTTCGATCTCATTATTAATGCAACTTCCAGCGGTATCAGCGGCGATGTGCCGGCAGTTCCCGCGTCCCTAATCAACACGCACGTCTATTGTTATGACATGTTTTATCAGAAGGGCAGCACGCCGTTTTTACACTGGTGCCAGGAGCATGGTGCGAAAATGTGTGCCGATGGGCTGGGTATGCTGGTGGCGCAGGCCGCCCACGCCGTTTTGCTCTGGCATGGAGTTCTGCCCGAGATTACACCGGTTATTCAGGCCTTGCATAAGGAACTGAATACGTGA
- the trkA gene encoding Trk system potassium transporter TrkA has translation MKIIILGAGQVGGTLAENLVGENNDITLVDTNGDRLRSLQDKFDLRVVQGHGSHPRVLREAGADDADMLVAVTSSDETNMVACQVAYSLFNTPNRIARIRSPDYVRDAEKLFHSEAVPIDHLIAPEQLVIDNIYRLIEYPGALQVVNFAEGKVSLAVVKAYYGGPLVGNALSTMREHMPHIDTRVAAIFRHDRPIRPQGSTIVEAGDEVFFIAASQHIRAVMSELQRLEKPYKRIMLVGGGNIGAGLARRLEKDYSVKLIERDQQRAAELAEKLQNTIVFYGDASDQELLAEEHIDQVDLFIAVTNDDEANIMSAMLAKRMGAKKVMVLIQRKAYVDLVQGSVIDIAISPQQATISALLSHVRKADIVGVSSLRRGVAEAIEAVAHGDESTSRVVGRSIDEIKLPPGTIIGAVVRGNDVMIANNNLRIEQGDHVIMFLTDKKFISDVERLFQPSPFFL, from the coding sequence ATGAAGATTATTATTCTGGGCGCCGGTCAGGTAGGCGGAACGCTTGCGGAAAACCTCGTCGGAGAGAACAACGATATCACCCTGGTCGACACCAATGGTGACCGCCTGCGCAGCCTGCAGGATAAATTCGACCTTCGCGTTGTTCAGGGACACGGCTCCCACCCGCGCGTGCTGCGTGAAGCGGGCGCCGACGACGCCGACATGCTGGTTGCCGTAACCAGTTCAGATGAAACCAATATGGTGGCCTGCCAGGTCGCTTATTCCCTGTTCAATACGCCTAATCGTATTGCGCGTATTCGTTCTCCGGATTACGTACGGGATGCCGAAAAGCTATTCCATTCGGAAGCGGTGCCTATCGATCATCTTATCGCGCCCGAACAGCTGGTTATCGACAATATCTACCGACTCATTGAATACCCAGGCGCACTGCAGGTCGTAAACTTTGCCGAAGGCAAAGTCAGCCTCGCGGTGGTAAAAGCCTACTACGGCGGTCCACTGGTGGGGAATGCGCTCTCGACAATGCGTGAACATATGCCGCATATCGATACTCGCGTAGCGGCCATTTTCCGCCACGACAGACCCATTCGCCCGCAGGGTTCGACCATCGTTGAAGCCGGCGATGAAGTGTTCTTTATTGCCGCATCACAGCATATTCGAGCCGTCATGAGCGAACTGCAGCGCCTGGAAAAACCCTATAAGCGCATCATGCTGGTTGGCGGGGGGAATATCGGCGCAGGTCTTGCTCGTCGTCTTGAGAAAGATTACAGCGTTAAGCTTATCGAACGCGATCAGCAACGTGCCGCCGAGCTTGCGGAAAAACTGCAGAATACGATTGTTTTCTATGGCGATGCCTCGGATCAGGAGCTGCTGGCGGAAGAACACATCGATCAAGTCGATCTCTTTATTGCCGTCACCAACGATGATGAAGCTAACATCATGTCCGCAATGCTGGCCAAACGGATGGGCGCCAAAAAAGTCATGGTGTTGATCCAGCGGAAAGCCTACGTCGATCTGGTGCAGGGTAGCGTGATCGATATTGCTATATCACCGCAGCAAGCCACGATCTCCGCCCTGCTGAGCCATGTGCGTAAGGCCGATATTGTTGGCGTGTCGTCACTGCGTCGCGGTGTCGCGGAGGCCATTGAAGCGGTGGCTCACGGCGATGAAAGTACCTCACGCGTAGTGGGACGCTCGATCGATGAGATCAAGCTACCGCCTGGTACGATCATCGGCGCCGTCGTCCGTGGCAATGACGTGATGATCGCCAATAATAACCTGCGTATTGAACAGGGCGATCATGTGATTATGTTTTTGACGGACAAAAAATTTATCTCGGATGTCGAAAGACTTTTCCAGCCCAGCCCTTTCTTCCTGTAA
- a CDS encoding DUF1488 family protein codes for MNQSIQFPDREEWDSDRQCVTFPALANGMQLTCAIRGVTLKQRFGGDTPGQWLAAFCGHRWDLEEEAEVLIRDQQEDNQGWVWLS; via the coding sequence GTGAATCAGTCGATTCAGTTTCCTGACAGAGAGGAGTGGGATAGCGACCGGCAGTGTGTCACCTTTCCCGCACTGGCTAATGGTATGCAGCTCACCTGCGCAATCAGAGGCGTAACGTTAAAACAGCGCTTCGGTGGTGATACCCCCGGGCAGTGGCTGGCCGCGTTTTGTGGACATCGCTGGGATCTGGAAGAAGAAGCTGAAGTATTGATCCGCGACCAGCAGGAAGATAATCAGGGCTGGGTATGGTTATCCTGA
- a CDS encoding DnaJ family domain-containing protein produces MWLLDQWAERHILDAQSKGEFDNLPGSGTPLTLDDDLHVPPELRAGYRLLKNAGCLPPELEQRREAVALVDLLKAVRPDDPQYAELSRRLALLELKLRQAGLNTDFLRGEYADRLQNKIDEG; encoded by the coding sequence ATGTGGTTACTGGACCAGTGGGCAGAACGCCATATCCTTGACGCACAAAGCAAAGGCGAGTTTGATAATCTTCCCGGCAGCGGCACACCGTTGACGTTGGATGATGACCTGCATGTGCCACCCGAATTACGCGCGGGCTACCGCTTACTCAAAAATGCCGGCTGTCTGCCCCCTGAGCTTGAGCAACGAAGAGAAGCCGTTGCGCTGGTCGATTTATTAAAAGCGGTCCGTCCGGACGATCCGCAGTATGCAGAGCTCAGCCGCCGACTTGCTTTGCTGGAACTGAAATTACGCCAGGCGGGATTGAATACCGATTTTTTACGTGGTGAATATGCAGACAGGCTTCAGAACAAAATTGATGAGGGGTAA
- the smg gene encoding DUF494 family protein Smg has product MFDVLMYLFETYIQNEAEMRVDQDRLTRDLTDAGFDREDIYNALMWLEKLADYQEGLVAPMQLASDPLSLRIYTEEECLRLDASCRGFLLFLEQIQVLNLETREMVIERVLALDTAEFDLEDLKWVILMVLFNIPGCENAYQQMEELLFEVNEGMLH; this is encoded by the coding sequence ATGTTCGACGTACTCATGTATTTGTTTGAGACTTACATCCAAAACGAAGCAGAAATGCGCGTGGATCAGGATAGACTGACCCGGGATCTCACCGATGCAGGATTCGATCGGGAAGATATTTATAACGCGTTGATGTGGCTAGAGAAACTGGCTGACTATCAGGAGGGGCTCGTTGCTCCCATGCAGCTTGCTTCTGACCCGCTCTCTTTGCGGATTTATACCGAAGAAGAGTGTCTGCGTCTGGATGCCAGTTGCCGGGGATTTTTATTATTCCTCGAGCAGATTCAGGTGTTGAACCTCGAAACACGGGAAATGGTGATAGAGCGCGTGCTGGCGCTGGATACAGCAGAATTCGATCTGGAAGACCTGAAATGGGTGATCCTGATGGTACTGTTTAATATTCCGGGCTGCGAAAATGCCTATCAACAAATGGAAGAATTACTCTTCGAAGTAAATGAAGGTATGCTGCACTAA
- the rsmB gene encoding 16S rRNA (cytosine(967)-C(5))-methyltransferase RsmB produces MKKKLNLRSLAAKAIEQVVEQGQSLSNVLPPLQQKVGEKDKALLQELCFGVLRTLSQLDWLVNKLMARPMTGKQRTVHYLIMVGFYQLLYTRIPAHAALAETVEGAVAIKRPQLKGLINGVLRQFQRQQEALLAEFAQSESRFLHPAWLLKRLQKSWPQQWQAIADANNQRPPMWLRVNRNHHSRDEWLALLEEAGLQGFTHPDYPDAVRLATPAPVQALPGFDQGWVTVQDASAQGCMRYLSPENGEKILDLCAAPGGKTTHILEVAPQASVMAVDIDEQRLSRVYDNLKRLGMKAQVKQGDGRYPAQWCEDEQFDRILLDAPCSATGVIRRHPDIKWLRRDRDIAELAQLQAEILDAIWPHLKPGGTLVYATCSILPEENSQQIAAFLKRTPDAELSLTGTPEQPGRQNLPDAEEGDGFFYAKLIKHRK; encoded by the coding sequence ATGAAAAAAAAACTAAATTTACGCAGCCTGGCGGCGAAAGCCATTGAGCAGGTTGTCGAACAAGGTCAGTCATTAAGTAACGTTCTGCCGCCATTGCAGCAAAAGGTCGGGGAAAAGGACAAAGCGCTGCTGCAAGAGCTGTGCTTTGGCGTTCTGCGTACCCTCAGCCAGTTGGACTGGCTGGTTAACAAACTGATGGCTCGCCCGATGACTGGCAAACAACGCACCGTTCACTATTTAATTATGGTGGGGTTTTATCAACTGCTCTATACCCGCATTCCGGCCCATGCTGCGCTGGCGGAAACGGTGGAAGGCGCGGTAGCCATCAAACGCCCGCAGTTGAAGGGACTAATCAACGGTGTTTTACGTCAGTTTCAGCGCCAGCAGGAAGCTTTGTTGGCTGAATTTGCCCAAAGCGAGAGTCGTTTTCTTCATCCGGCATGGTTGCTCAAGCGTCTGCAAAAATCATGGCCGCAGCAATGGCAGGCTATTGCTGATGCAAATAACCAACGCCCGCCTATGTGGCTGCGCGTAAACCGCAATCATCATTCGCGCGATGAGTGGCTCGCGCTTCTGGAAGAGGCCGGACTGCAAGGTTTTACCCATCCTGATTATCCTGATGCGGTGCGCCTGGCAACGCCGGCACCCGTTCAGGCATTACCCGGATTCGACCAGGGCTGGGTTACCGTCCAGGATGCTTCAGCCCAGGGCTGCATGCGCTATCTGAGCCCAGAAAACGGCGAGAAAATCCTCGATCTGTGCGCAGCCCCTGGCGGCAAAACGACGCATATTCTGGAAGTGGCACCGCAGGCCAGCGTCATGGCGGTTGATATTGATGAGCAGCGCCTGTCGCGCGTCTATGACAACCTGAAGCGACTCGGAATGAAAGCGCAGGTGAAACAGGGAGATGGCCGCTATCCCGCTCAGTGGTGCGAAGACGAACAGTTCGATCGCATTCTGCTCGATGCTCCCTGCTCGGCAACAGGCGTCATTCGTCGTCATCCGGATATTAAGTGGCTACGCCGCGATCGCGACATTGCCGAGCTGGCCCAACTGCAGGCGGAGATTCTTGACGCCATCTGGCCTCATCTGAAACCTGGCGGAACACTGGTCTATGCAACCTGCTCAATTCTTCCAGAAGAGAATAGTCAGCAAATTGCTGCGTTCCTGAAGCGCACGCCAGATGCAGAGCTCAGCCTCACCGGCACACCTGAGCAACCGGGCAGACAAAATTTGCCCGACGCAGAAGAGGGTGACGGGTTCTTTTACGCTAAGCTGATCAAACATCGGAAATAA